Proteins encoded within one genomic window of Callithrix jacchus isolate 240 chromosome 11, calJac240_pri, whole genome shotgun sequence:
- the PEG10 gene encoding retrotransposon-derived protein PEG10 isoform 2 (isoform 2 is encoded by transcript variant 1) encodes MRNKRVLKTKKRRSGRGGQDPGLHPHRSEVTAGRSPPTPTVTLGPDCPPPPPPPPPNNNNNNNSKHTGHKSACVPNMTERRRDELSEEINNLREKVIKQSEENNNLQNQVQKLTEENTTLREQVEPTPEDEDDDIELRGAAAAAAPPPAIEEECPEDLPEKFDGNPDMLAPFMSQCQVFMEKSTRDFSVDRVRVCFVTSMMTGRAARWASAKLERSHYLMHNYPAFMMEMKHVFEDPQRREAAKRKIRRLRQGMGSVIDYSNAFQMIAQDLDWNEPALIDQYHEGLSDHIQEELSHLEVAKSLSALIGQCIHIERRLARAAAARKPRSPPRALVLPHIASHHQVDPTEPVGGARMRLTQEEKERRRKLNLCLYCGTGGHYADNCPAKASKSSPAGNSPAPL; translated from the coding sequence TTACAGCTGGGAGgtctcctcccaccccaaccgTCACCCTGGGTCCCGactgcccacctcctcctcctccccctccccccaacaacaacaacaacaacaactccaAGCACACTGGCCATAAGAGTGCGTGTGTCCCCAACATGACCGAACGAAGGAGAGATGAGCTCTCTGAAGAGATCAACAACTTAAGAGAGAAGGTCATCAAGCAGTCTGAGGAGAACAACAATCTGcagaaccaggtgcagaagctcACAGAGGAGAACACTACCCTTCGAGAGCAGGTAGAACCCACCCCAGAGGATGAGGATGATGACATCGAGCTCCGCGGTgctgcagcagctgctgcccCACCCCCTGCAATAGAGGAAGAGTGCCCAGAAGACCTCCCAGAGAAGTTTGATGGCAACCCAGACATGCTGGCTCCTTTTATGTCCCAGTGCCAGGTCTTCATGGAAAAGAGCACCAGAGATTTCTCAGTTGATCGTGTCCGTGTCTGCTTCGTGACAAGCATGATGACCGGCCGTGCTGCACGTTGGGCCTCAGCAAAGCTGGAGCGCTCTCACTACTTGATGCACAACTACCCGGCTTTCATGATGGAAATGAAACATGTCTTTGAAGACCCTCAGAGGCGAGAGGCTGCCAAACGCAAGATCAGACGACTGCGCCAAGGTATGGGGTCTGTCATCGACTACTCTAATGCTTTCCAGATGATTGCCCAGGACCTGGATTGGAACGAACCTGCACTGATTGACCAGTACCACGAGGGCCTCAGTGACCACATTCAGGAGGAGCTCTCCCACCTCGAGGTCGCCAAGTCGCTGTCTGCTCTGATAGGTCAGTGCATTCACATTGAGAGAAGGCTGGCCAGGGCTGCTGCAGCTCGCAAGCCACGCTCACCACCCCGGGCGCTGGTGTTGCCTCACATTGCAAGCCACCACCAGGTAGATCCAACTGAGCCGGTGGGAGGTGCCCGCATGCGCCTGacccaggaagaaaaagaaagacgcAGAAAGCTGAACCTCTGCCTCTACTGTGGAACAGGAGGTCACTATGCTGACAACTGTCCTGCCAAGGCCTCGAAGTCTTCACCGGCGGGAAACTCCCCGGCCCCGCTGTAG